One window of the Mobula birostris isolate sMobBir1 chromosome 19, sMobBir1.hap1, whole genome shotgun sequence genome contains the following:
- the LOC140212492 gene encoding LOW QUALITY PROTEIN: C-X-C chemokine receptor type 6-like (The sequence of the model RefSeq protein was modified relative to this genomic sequence to represent the inferred CDS: inserted 1 base in 1 codon): protein MHQCDNYQLKQVTHINCXPSGPIFNNCGAFSRFNSWCLIMEDDYPYYEYETTMFPLEMQSLFCNNTKVIQFKRAYVPSLYAIIFVAGLLGNSLVIVAKVLYEKLKSMTDFYMLNLAIADLMLLCTLPFWAVDAYYGWTFGTFTCKVVNGVYTVNLYSCMFMLTCVTINRCYAITQATKMPKYKITHGMSVCGGIWVFAIILSLPEFLLSEKSTGDIGKTVCRMIYPSNSDIIGVGVHVTQMVVGFLIPFVTMIICYTIIANKLLHAKGFQKGKSLKIIAAVVIVFMICELPFNVAIMLQTLQMVSEESRTCEFQANLKYAIIITESIAYVHCCLNPILYVFIGVKFRNNFWKILKDVGCISQKQLHVHLKTEYETSQQRSCLSETTMSPL from the exons ATGCATCAGTGTGATAATTACCAGTTAAAGCAAGTGACACACATCAACT TCCCAAGTGGCCCAATTTTCAACAATTGTG GTGCATTCAGCAGATTTAATTCCTGGTGCCTCATTATGGAAGATGATTATCCATATTATGAATATGAAACCACAATGTTTCCCTTGGAAATGCAGAGCCTCTTTTGTAATAATACCAAAGTTATACAATTTAAGCGAGCTTATGTGCCCAGTTTATATGCAATAATATTTGTGGCAGGGCTTCTAGGCAATTCTTTGGTCATTGTGGCAAAGGTCCTTTATGAGAAGCTGAAGAGCATGACAGATTTCTACATGTTGAATCTGGCGATTGCTGACTTGATGTTACTTTGCACCTTGCCGTTCTGGGCAGTAGATGCATATTATGGATGGACTTTTGGAACTTTTACGTGCAAAGTTGTAAATGGTGTTTACACTGTCAACCTCTATAGTTGTATGTTTATGCTTACCTGTGTGACCATTAACAGGTGTTATGCCATTACTCAAGCAACAAAAATGCCTAAATATAAAATAACACATGGTATGTCTGTTTGTGGAGGGATTTGGGTTTTTGCTATCATTCTGTCTCTTCCAGAATTTCTATTAAGTGAAAAAAGTACTGGAGACATTGGTAAAACTGTATGTCGTATGATCTATCCATCTAATTCAGACATCATTGGAGTAGGAGTCCATGTAACACAGATGGTAGTGGGATTTCTGATACCCTTTGTGACAATGATCATTTGCTACACAATCATTGCAAACAAACTGCTCCATGCCAAGGGCTTTCAGAAGGGTAAATCATTAAAGATTATAGCTGCAGTTGTAATTGTTTTCATGATTTGTGAACTCCCATTCAATGTTGCAATTATGCTGCAAACTTTACAGATGGTCAGTGAAGAAAGCAGGACTTGTGAATTCCAGGCAAATCTGAAGTATGCAATTATTATAACGGAGAGCATTGCCTATGTACATTGCTGTCTTAATCCTATACTGTATGTATTTATTGGAGTGAAGTTTAGAAACAATTTTTGGAAGATTTTAAAAGATGTTGGATGTATCAGTCAAAAACAACTACATGTGCATCTGAAAACTGAGTATGAAACGTCACAGCAACGATCATGTCTAAGTGAAACAACGATGTCTCCTTTGTAA